One part of the Humulus lupulus chromosome 9, drHumLupu1.1, whole genome shotgun sequence genome encodes these proteins:
- the LOC133800077 gene encoding uncharacterized protein LOC133800077, with the protein MQGDFNGLKTLILNENKSAFYVHCFGHQLQRALVVVAKKHILVAYLFSVVTMVINVVGYSSKRCDILRENQDVIISEALKCGEISSGRGLNQETNLKRPGDTCWGSHYATLVSLINLFSPITNVLQIIVGDCQANSEQRFEASNLLSLMLTFDFIFSLHLMKALLGIKNELSKELHRKDQDIANAMKLVESCKKRLQAMRDNEWDSFLNQVSTFCAKYNVDVPDMDDTFVAQGRSRRKTQEMTNLHHYRVEFFFVIDIKLQELNECFNEVNTEVLLCALVIHL; encoded by the coding sequence ATGCAAGGGGACTTCAATGGTCTTAAAACACTTATTTTGAATGAGAATAAATCAGCTTTTTATGTTCATTGTTTTGGTCACCAACTTCAACGTGCTCTTGTAGTTGTCGCAAAGAAACATATTCTAGTTGCTTATCTTTTTAGTGTGGTAACTATGGTGATAAATGTTGTTGGGTATTCTTCTAAGCGTTGTGATATTCTTAGAGAAAACCAAGATGTTATTATTTCTGAAGCACTCAAGTGTGGTGAAATTTCAAGTGGAAGAGGGCTAAATCAAGAAACAAATCTTAAACGTCCCGGTGATACTTGTTGGGGTTCACATTATGCTACATTGGTAAGCTTGATTAACTTATTCTCCCCTATAACTAATGTTCTTCAAATAATAGTAGGCGATTGCCAAGCAAACTCTGAACAAAGGTTTGAAGCAAGTAATTTATTGTCTTTGATGTTAACCTTTGATTTTATATTCAGTCTACATTTAATGAAAGCATTGTTGGGAATAAAAAATGAATTGTCAAAAGAACTACACAGAAAAGATCAAGATATTGCAAATGCCATGAAATTAGTGGAAAGTTGCAAGAAAAGATTACAAGCAATGAGAGACAATGAATGGGATTCCTTTCTTAATCAAGTCTCAACCTTTTGTGCTAAATATAATGTGGATGTTCCTGATATGGATGATACATTTGTTGCCCAAGGTCGATCAAGGCGCAAAACTCAAGAAATGACAAATTTACATCACTATCGTGTGGAGTTCTTTTTTGTTATTGATATCAAACTTCAAGAGCTAAATGAATGTTTCAATGAGGTAAACACCGAAGTACTTCTTTGTGCCCTGGTGATTCATTTGTAg